The following coding sequences lie in one Lolium perenne isolate Kyuss_39 chromosome 2, Kyuss_2.0, whole genome shotgun sequence genomic window:
- the LOC127334886 gene encoding uncharacterized protein: protein MRHLIMINVVAVCLVLSTLAAAGVWSPAPPPPEVHHQGEHVLREGRRVVIVEYERELPHTPGHGAAKETRVLYPHGALDGGEAEDGSLSDKAREAVSEAADKASGVAEEGKEKLYNAKESTTGKVFGAVRRCKDKLCGAAKGAEDGASRVKEGAEDAARSTGETLSGAKDRAEDTVFDAASGAKEAAVSARDKVAGAAGEAKEKAAHIKDGAAETVWSAKHKVSEAAGEAKEKASQVKDKAAETVSNAKGKASEAAGEAKEKASQVKDKAAATATNIKGKVSEAAGEAKEKASHVKDKAADTVTSAKGMVSEAAKNAKDKASDIAERAEDYAEDAAESAAEKVARAEEVAKAKAGEVSKNLTDILRRAREVASDAGAYLLGAPMEAARTAMAMMHLLGFAIAYGTCVWVTFVSSHVLAAALPRQQLGVVQSKLYPVYFRAMAYCIGLALAAHVLGRERGSFAARAQSFNLLSALGLVLANMLLLEPKATKVMFERMKVEKEEGRGRDMADIIDPPAVTVATAATTTTTATPTAAGARTPVDGTATVRAAKTTTTKSPVMAPDAEMAKSKVVSLSKRLKQLNGYSSLCNVLSLMALTWHLVHLARRLQMSAAC, encoded by the exons ATGCGACATCTCATCATGATCAACGTAGTAGCCGTATGCCTCGTCCTCTCCACCCTAGCCGCTGCCGGCGTCTGGTCGCCCGCGCCTCCGCCGCCAGAGGTGCATCATCAAGGTGAGCACGTCCTGCGGGAGGGCCGCCGCGTCGTCATCGTCGAGTACGAGCGCGAGCTCCCGCACACTCCCGGCCACGGCGCCGCCAAGGAGACGCGCGTCCTGTACCCTCACGGTGCCCTCGACGGCGGCGAGGCCGAGGACGGCTCGCTGTCGGACAAGGCCAGGGAAGCGGTCTCTGAGGCGGCGGACAAGGCGTCCGGCGTGGCGGAGGAGGGCAAGGAGAAGCTGTACAATGCCAAGGAGAGCACCACGGGCAAGGTGTTCGGCGCCGTGAGGCGCTGCAAGGACAAGCtctgcggcgcggccaagggagcGGAGGATGGGGCCTCGCGCGTCAAGGAGGGCGCCGAGGACGCGGCGAGAAGCACCGGCGAGACGCTGTCCGGTGCCAAGGACAGGGCCGAGGACACGGTGTTCGACGCTGCGTCCGGGGCGAAGGAAGCCGCGGTTAGTGCCAGGGACAAGGTCGCCGGAGCAGCCGGCGAAGCCAAGGAGAAGGCGGCGCACATCAAGGACGGAGCGGCCGAAACCGTGTGGAGTGCCAAGCACAAGGTGTCTGAAGCAGCTGGCGAAGCCAAGGAGAAGGCGTCGCAGGTGAAGGACAAAGCAGCTGAAACGGTGTCGAATGCCAAGGGCAAGGCCTCTGAAGCGGCCGGTGAGGCCAAGGAGAAGGCATCGCAGGTGAAGGACAAAGCAGCTGCAACAGCAACGAATATCAAAGGCAAGGTCTCTGAAGCGGCCGGTGAAGCCAAGGAGAAGGCGTCGCACGTGAAGGACAAGGCAGCCGACACGGTGACCAGCGCCAAGGGAATGGTCTCTGAAGCCGCCAAGAACGCCAAGGACAAGGCCTCCGACATCGCGGAGCGCGCCGAGGATTACGCGGAGGATGCCGCGGAGAGCGCAGCCGAGAAGGTGGCGCGGGCCGAGGAGGTGGCCAAGGCGAAGGCCGGCGAGGTGAGCAAGAACCTGACGGACATCCTGAGGCGGGCACGGGAGGTGGCGTCCGACGCGGGCGCGTACCTCCTCGGCGCGCCCATGGAGGCCGCGCGCACCGCGATGGCGATGATGCACCTGCTCGGGTTCGCCATTGCCTACGGCACGTGCGTGTGGGTGACGTTCGTGTCGAGCCACGTCCTGGCCGCGGCGCTGCCCAGGCAGCAGCTCGGCGTGGTGCAGAGCAAGCTGTACCCGGTGTACTTCCGTGCCATGGCCTACTGCATCGGCCTGGCGCTCGCAGCGCACGTGCTCGGCCGGGAGCGCGGCTCCTTCGCCGCGCGCGCCCAGAGCTTCAACCTGCTCAGCGCCCTCGGACTCGTGCTCGCCAACATGCTGCTCCTCGAGCCCAAAGCCACCAAG GTGATGTTCGAGAGgatgaaggtggagaaggaagaAGGCCGAGGAAGGGACATGGCCGACATCATCGACCCGCCGGCCGTCACCGTGGCAACGGCCGCCACGACGACCACGACAGCCACACCCACGGCAGCAGGAGCCCGTACCCCGGTGGACGGCACGGCGACTGTCAGGGCGGCGAAGACCACGACCACGAAGTCGCCGGTGATGGCCCCCGACGCGGAGATGGCCAAGAGCAAGGTGGTGAGCCTGAGCAAGCGGCTGAAGCAGCTCAACGGCTACTCGTCCCTGTGCAACGTGCTGTCACTGATGGCCCTCACCTGGCACCTCGTTCACCTGGCTCGCCGCCTGCAGATGAGCGCCGCCTGCTAG